The Candidatus Aramenus sp. CH1 genome includes a region encoding these proteins:
- a CDS encoding RNA-binding protein translates to MAETAHKLLAESLGSVVLVKLKGSKEVRGTLRSYDQHMNLVLSDSEEIQADGSGKKIGTIVIRGDNVILISPIQ, encoded by the coding sequence TTGGCAGAAACCGCACACAAGCTTCTAGCTGAATCCCTAGGTAGCGTAGTCTTAGTAAAGCTAAAGGGCAGTAAGGAAGTAAGGGGCACTTTAAGGAGTTACGACCAGCACATGAACCTAGTCCTCTCAGACTCGGAGGAGATCCAGGCAGACGGTAGCGGAAAGAAGATAGGAACTATAGTAATAAGGGGGGACAACGTAATATTAATCTCCCCTATACAGTAA
- a CDS encoding 50S ribosomal protein L37e — protein sequence MKGTPSFGKMNNSYTHIRCRRCGRHSYNVAKHYCAACGFGRSKKIRRYSWQNKKVNGVRLV from the coding sequence GTGAAGGGCACTCCTTCGTTCGGTAAAATGAACAACAGCTACACTCACATCAGGTGCAGAAGGTGCGGTAGGCACTCGTACAACGTGGCCAAGCACTACTGCGCTGCTTGCGGATTCGGGAGGTCAAAGAAGATCAGGAGGTACTCCTGGCAGAACAAAAAGGTGAATGGGGTAAGACTAGTATAA
- the speE gene encoding polyamine aminopropyltransferase: MQMGWSWHIEWQSYSEFHGHLIERVIEDIKSPYQRVMVAELTKFGKTLIIDGKIQSTVYDEFIYHETLVHPLLLSIRAPEDVLILGGGEGATLREVLKHKSVKKAVMVDIDQEVVNFAKKYLQEWHRGSFDDPRVSVVISDAYHYVMNAKDKFDAVIMDLTDPILGNSSYKLYTKEYYEKVKGLIKPGGGMVTQATSPSFNTESFTVIYNTLKQVFQFAVASIVYVPAFDGLWGFVYASDYVNPLDLLKEDLDKKIRERINGDLRFYDAETHRMIFSIPKYIRNEMLRQKRVSTESEPIYIPT; encoded by the coding sequence ATGCAAATGGGTTGGAGTTGGCATATAGAGTGGCAAAGCTACTCCGAGTTCCACGGACATTTAATAGAGAGGGTAATTGAGGACATAAAGTCTCCATACCAAAGGGTAATGGTTGCGGAGCTCACTAAGTTTGGAAAGACGTTAATCATAGACGGAAAGATCCAGTCCACCGTATACGACGAGTTTATCTACCACGAAACTCTCGTTCACCCACTTCTACTTAGTATAAGGGCTCCAGAGGACGTCCTGATATTAGGCGGAGGAGAGGGCGCTACCCTGAGAGAAGTGCTCAAGCACAAGAGTGTAAAGAAGGCAGTTATGGTGGACATAGACCAAGAGGTTGTAAACTTCGCCAAGAAGTACCTTCAGGAGTGGCACAGAGGGTCCTTTGACGATCCAAGGGTTTCTGTGGTGATCTCCGACGCTTATCACTACGTAATGAACGCTAAGGACAAGTTTGACGCGGTAATAATGGACTTGACGGACCCTATACTTGGCAACTCCTCGTATAAGCTTTACACAAAGGAGTATTACGAGAAGGTTAAGGGGCTAATAAAGCCAGGAGGTGGGATGGTAACTCAAGCTACCTCGCCTTCCTTTAACACCGAGTCCTTTACCGTGATTTACAATACGTTAAAGCAGGTATTCCAATTTGCAGTAGCATCCATAGTTTACGTTCCGGCCTTTGACGGCCTATGGGGCTTCGTGTACGCCTCGGATTACGTAAATCCCCTTGATCTCCTAAAGGAGGATCTAGACAAGAAGATAAGGGAGAGAATAAACGGCGACTTAAGGTTTTACGACGCCGAGACCCACAGGATGATATTCAGTATTCCAAAGTACATAAGGAACGAGATGCTGAGGCAGAAAAGGGTATCCACAGAGAGCGAGCCCATTTACATACCAACGTGA
- a CDS encoding 50S ribosomal protein L21e, with translation MVKHSKGNRTRSRKLLRKSPRERGSVPSLSRLMYDYQPGQKVIVKVNSSIHNGMPHRRYQGKVGTVLSKRGRAYEVKVTLGEKEKTIIVRPEHLVPFSGR, from the coding sequence ATGGTAAAGCACTCGAAGGGTAACAGGACTAGGTCACGTAAGTTGCTGAGGAAGTCTCCTAGGGAGAGGGGCAGTGTACCGTCGCTAAGCAGATTAATGTACGATTATCAGCCTGGACAGAAGGTGATTGTAAAGGTCAACTCCTCTATTCACAACGGGATGCCACACAGGAGGTATCAAGGAAAGGTAGGTACGGTGTTGTCCAAGAGAGGAAGGGCGTACGAGGTAAAGGTTACTCTTGGAGAGAAGGAAAAGACAATAATAGTTAGGCCGGAACACCTAGTTCCGTTTTCCGGTAGATAA
- a CDS encoding RNA polymerase Rpb4 family protein: protein MSSLEVVEEHFISYPEAKKCIYEIIRNGSQSAILQRVYEYLNNVEKCPAEEVESLKAELSNVVKKEEVIAMIASICPTTIDELKAILVIDKSSYSDEDLQKIIGAVKSHLKS from the coding sequence ATGTCTTCTTTAGAGGTAGTAGAGGAACACTTCATATCGTATCCAGAGGCAAAGAAGTGCATCTACGAGATAATAAGGAACGGCTCTCAGTCGGCTATACTTCAGAGGGTCTATGAGTACCTCAATAACGTCGAGAAATGCCCCGCTGAGGAAGTTGAATCCCTAAAGGCAGAGTTAAGTAACGTTGTGAAAAAGGAAGAAGTAATTGCAATGATAGCAAGTATATGCCCTACTACAATAGACGAGCTAAAGGCAATCCTCGTTATAGACAAGAGTAGCTACTCAGATGAAGACCTTCAGAAAATAATTGGCGCTGTCAAGAGCCACCTCAAGAGTTGA
- a CDS encoding DUF655 domain-containing protein, with product MLQRKRPKERYVYILDYLREGNPLDKHRNHKNRPIAQVLGEEYFILMEALALGGDYQIEQRVDLFNVQDLKIDLTVSYDDLTSVAKDALPRVVKKIVLDREKEFVEFFNKSEPLTLKLHSLELLPGIGKKTLREILEERKKEPFSSFSDIEKRTTLRNVASVITERILLEIQRKDKYYLFVYPTDVDHRKQQEQVIYVGSLERLKEEKLKKNE from the coding sequence ATGTTACAGAGAAAGAGACCTAAGGAGAGGTACGTCTACATATTGGACTACTTGAGGGAAGGCAACCCCTTGGACAAGCACAGAAACCACAAGAACAGACCGATTGCGCAAGTATTAGGAGAGGAGTATTTCATATTAATGGAGGCTCTGGCCTTAGGGGGCGATTACCAGATCGAGCAGAGAGTTGACCTATTCAACGTCCAAGATTTAAAAATTGACCTAACGGTCAGTTACGATGACCTAACATCTGTGGCTAAGGACGCTTTACCTAGGGTAGTGAAGAAGATTGTCCTTGACAGGGAGAAGGAGTTCGTGGAGTTCTTCAATAAGTCTGAGCCTTTGACGTTAAAGCTCCACTCACTGGAGCTTCTGCCGGGTATAGGAAAGAAGACGCTCAGGGAAATTTTAGAGGAAAGGAAAAAAGAGCCGTTTTCAAGCTTTAGTGATATAGAGAAAAGGACCACCTTAAGGAACGTTGCCAGCGTAATTACTGAGAGGATTCTCCTGGAGATACAGAGGAAGGACAAGTACTACCTGTTCGTGTACCCCACAGACGTAGACCACAGGAAGCAACAAGAGCAAGTTATATATGTAGGCTCCTTGGAGAGATTAAAGGAGGAGAAATTGAAAAAGAATGAGTAA
- a CDS encoding 16S ribosomal RNA methyltransferase A, producing the protein MSKLSQNFLHDKSFVDKFVYYVFSMGLTRPIIEVGCGKGIISAKVNPDVCIEIDVNLLQYLRSFSPVLSDARYLPVFRGSIVSSLPYSITRDFFLEVSELNDVNKMLLILQKDFVDKILEYPSYISFLLNYYYLIRPMDVIPPDAFSPKPKVYSQIVYFVRRRKYDDRVSQVIECVSRFRNKKVKKAAELCNIKSDNERRVRDYKPWEILELLSSMDINSA; encoded by the coding sequence ATGAGTAAGCTTTCTCAAAACTTTCTTCACGATAAGAGTTTCGTGGACAAGTTCGTGTATTACGTCTTCTCTATGGGCCTAACAAGGCCCATAATAGAGGTAGGTTGCGGAAAGGGGATCATTAGTGCAAAGGTAAATCCAGACGTATGCATAGAAATAGACGTGAACCTACTTCAGTACTTGAGGAGTTTTAGCCCTGTCCTCTCAGACGCAAGGTATCTGCCCGTTTTTAGGGGTAGCATAGTGTCCTCCTTGCCTTACTCGATAACTAGGGACTTTTTCCTTGAAGTCTCAGAGCTCAACGACGTAAACAAGATGCTCTTAATCTTGCAGAAGGACTTTGTGGACAAGATTTTGGAGTACCCGAGTTACATATCCTTTCTGTTGAACTACTATTACCTCATCCGCCCGATGGACGTAATACCGCCTGACGCCTTTTCGCCAAAGCCTAAAGTGTATTCTCAGATAGTTTACTTTGTGAGAAGGAGGAAATACGATGATCGAGTATCACAAGTAATAGAGTGCGTGAGTAGGTTTCGCAACAAAAAGGTAAAGAAGGCTGCAGAGCTCTGTAACATTAAGTCGGACAACGAGAGAAGGGTGAGGGATTACAAACCGTGGGAGATTTTAGAGTTACTGAGCTCTATGGATATAAACTCTGCGTGA
- a CDS encoding class I SAM-dependent methyltransferase → MGDFRVTELYGYKLCVNEEVYEPAEDSELLLDVIQVRKGERVVEMGSGTGILSVKAAKLGGVVLSIDLNPFATEATLCTAKLNGVSLEVVNCDMFTCIRDKYWDVAIFNPPYLPVSEYRSWIEYSWSGGDRGVEVLLRFLNVVKAKRVYILYSSLDDEESIMGAINSNNYIITRKEKKYIGFEELIALELNDKGSASRA, encoded by the coding sequence GTGGGAGATTTTAGAGTTACTGAGCTCTATGGATATAAACTCTGCGTGAACGAGGAAGTCTACGAGCCGGCAGAGGACAGCGAGCTTCTGCTTGACGTCATTCAAGTTAGGAAAGGAGAGAGGGTAGTAGAGATGGGCTCTGGAACGGGAATCCTGAGCGTCAAGGCCGCTAAGCTTGGAGGTGTAGTGCTTTCAATCGATTTAAACCCCTTCGCAACCGAGGCCACTCTTTGTACCGCCAAGCTGAACGGGGTGTCTCTGGAGGTAGTCAACTGTGATATGTTTACTTGTATTAGGGACAAGTACTGGGACGTGGCTATATTTAATCCGCCCTACTTGCCAGTGTCGGAGTACAGATCGTGGATAGAGTATAGTTGGTCGGGAGGTGACAGAGGTGTAGAGGTGCTCTTACGGTTCTTGAATGTTGTCAAGGCGAAAAGAGTATACATTCTCTACTCGAGCCTCGATGACGAGGAGAGCATTATGGGCGCTATAAATTCAAATAATTACATTATAACGAGAAAAGAAAAGAAATATATAGGCTTCGAGGAACTTATAGCTTTAGAGCTTAATGATAAGGGTAGTGCTAGTAGAGCCTGA
- a CDS encoding RNA methyltransferase, translating to MIRVVLVEPEGEYNVGFVARLCKNFEVDELYIVNPRCDVNKAREFSSKGREVLDRAVIVSSYDEALKGVDLKISTSSIADVKGDILRKSIRPWELKDLIGDRKVALVFGRESVGLTREEIEKTDFLLHIPASNKYPVLNLSHAVGIVLYELWKDRAERKSNVSTETIELIDKYSRILANIIGDYSRNSPMYLALKRSLIRGVSDEEEGRTVVRLLRKLYTRIVYGNKDVETKNDF from the coding sequence ATGATAAGGGTAGTGCTAGTAGAGCCTGAAGGTGAGTACAACGTGGGTTTCGTAGCCAGGCTCTGCAAGAACTTTGAGGTCGACGAGTTATACATAGTTAATCCGAGGTGTGACGTAAACAAGGCTAGGGAGTTCTCTTCTAAGGGAAGGGAAGTACTGGACAGAGCTGTCATTGTGAGCTCTTACGACGAGGCGCTAAAGGGCGTTGACTTAAAAATATCCACCTCTAGCATAGCAGACGTAAAGGGGGATATCCTCAGGAAGTCAATAAGACCTTGGGAGCTGAAGGACTTAATAGGCGACAGAAAGGTCGCCCTAGTCTTCGGCAGGGAAAGCGTTGGGCTAACGAGGGAGGAGATAGAGAAGACCGATTTCCTCCTCCACATACCCGCTAGCAACAAGTACCCTGTCCTCAACTTATCCCACGCTGTTGGAATAGTCCTTTACGAGCTGTGGAAGGATAGGGCTGAAAGGAAGTCCAACGTGTCCACCGAGACCATAGAGCTAATAGACAAGTATTCGAGAATACTGGCGAACATTATAGGCGATTATAGCAGGAACTCGCCAATGTACCTGGCGTTAAAGAGGTCACTAATCAGGGGCGTGAGCGACGAGGAGGAGGGAAGAACGGTGGTTAGACTGCTTAGAAAGCTTTACACAAGAATAGTTTACGGAAACAAGGACGTAGAGACAAAGAATGACTTTTAA
- a CDS encoding 30S ribosomal protein S3ae, which produces MSSKSSKGSSGAVKDKWKMKKWFSIFAPKVFGEVSLGSTPAFDVSQTIGRKIETTLYDLTGDFSMVYVHLYFKVTSNDGDKLFTTFYGHELSRDYVRSLVRRKSSKINTVIDVTTKDGYKIRVKGLALTTYRIHRDQRTAIRKIMNDLIVKDAGAHTFDEFVQEMVFGNLANEIFNQAKKIAPLRKVEIEKSKVMGLPEIQKEVVVASEGSSAGSG; this is translated from the coding sequence ATGTCGTCTAAGTCATCTAAGGGTTCCAGTGGAGCAGTGAAAGACAAATGGAAGATGAAGAAGTGGTTTAGCATATTTGCTCCAAAAGTATTTGGAGAGGTTTCCCTTGGTTCCACTCCGGCATTTGACGTTAGTCAAACCATAGGCAGAAAGATAGAGACGACGCTTTATGACCTCACCGGGGACTTTAGCATGGTCTACGTGCATTTGTACTTTAAGGTTACGTCAAACGACGGCGATAAGCTCTTCACTACTTTCTATGGACATGAGCTTTCTAGGGACTACGTGAGGTCCCTAGTTAGGAGGAAGAGCTCCAAGATCAACACAGTTATAGACGTTACTACGAAAGACGGTTATAAGATAAGGGTAAAGGGGCTAGCTTTGACCACCTACAGGATACATAGGGATCAGAGAACAGCTATAAGGAAGATAATGAACGACCTAATAGTCAAAGACGCAGGGGCACATACCTTTGACGAGTTCGTACAGGAGATGGTATTTGGAAACCTAGCTAATGAGATATTTAACCAAGCTAAGAAAATAGCTCCACTAAGGAAGGTTGAAATAGAGAAGTCCAAGGTCATGGGCCTACCGGAGATCCAAAAGGAGGTAGTAGTAGCTAGTGAAGGCAGTAGTGCTGGCAGCGGGTAA
- a CDS encoding NTP transferase domain-containing protein, protein MKAVVLAAGKGERLEPITQTRPKPFVPVLGNYLIENIINILSKYTSEIYVVVSKEPEYAPFYDKIKNRVKLVYQERGSGTASALQSVKGIKGEMLVVYGDLFFEEEAVKKIVSEEENAVLGIRVSNPSDFGVISFDGNRLKEIIEKPQNPPSNLVNAGIYKLSDDIFSYIEKTPLSSRGEYELTDSINAMTKERKVSVVAYEGYWNDVGKPWQIIDVNKRALDVSRQRINGEVDSNVKIRGKVIIEDGAVVLHGTYIEGPAYIGTGSVVGPNSYVRPYTVLVRENRIGASVEVKESVIMEGTKIPHLSYVGDSIIGENVNFGAGTLVGNLRFDEKEVKVSVKGKRTSSGRKKLGAIVGGYVKTGINVSILPGVKIGAYALIYPGAVVNRDVEMREFYRG, encoded by the coding sequence GTGAAGGCAGTAGTGCTGGCAGCGGGTAAAGGGGAAAGGCTAGAGCCTATAACCCAAACTAGACCTAAACCTTTTGTTCCGGTTTTGGGTAATTATTTAATTGAGAATATAATAAATATTCTAAGTAAATATACGAGCGAAATTTACGTTGTAGTCTCAAAAGAACCAGAATACGCGCCCTTTTACGACAAGATAAAGAATAGGGTAAAACTAGTCTATCAAGAGAGAGGGTCTGGTACTGCTTCTGCTCTCCAAAGCGTTAAGGGAATAAAAGGAGAGATGCTAGTCGTGTATGGAGACCTTTTCTTCGAGGAGGAAGCTGTGAAGAAGATCGTGTCTGAGGAGGAGAACGCAGTACTCGGTATAAGGGTCAGCAACCCTTCAGATTTCGGTGTGATCTCCTTTGATGGAAATAGATTAAAGGAGATAATAGAGAAACCACAGAATCCTCCATCTAATCTTGTCAATGCGGGCATCTACAAGCTCTCAGACGATATATTTAGCTATATAGAGAAGACTCCCTTGTCGTCCAGGGGAGAGTACGAACTTACCGATTCGATCAACGCCATGACAAAGGAAAGGAAAGTTTCTGTGGTAGCTTACGAAGGATATTGGAACGACGTGGGAAAGCCATGGCAAATCATTGACGTTAACAAGAGGGCCCTCGACGTGAGCCGTCAGAGGATAAATGGCGAAGTTGACAGCAATGTAAAGATAAGGGGTAAGGTAATAATAGAGGATGGAGCTGTAGTTCTTCACGGTACGTATATCGAGGGCCCAGCGTACATAGGAACAGGAAGCGTAGTAGGGCCAAATTCCTACGTAAGGCCTTACACTGTCCTTGTTAGAGAGAACCGAATTGGAGCCTCCGTGGAGGTTAAGGAGTCCGTTATAATGGAAGGCACTAAAATACCTCACTTAAGTTACGTTGGCGACAGCATCATAGGGGAAAACGTGAATTTTGGCGCCGGGACGCTAGTAGGTAACTTAAGGTTTGACGAAAAGGAAGTAAAGGTTAGCGTTAAGGGAAAAAGAACCTCTTCCGGTAGGAAAAAGCTAGGAGCTATCGTAGGAGGATACGTGAAGACCG